One region of Bacterioplanoides sp. SCSIO 12839 genomic DNA includes:
- a CDS encoding hybrid sensor histidine kinase/response regulator: MNTDKENWLILTDEQSKISTEKALYILQDPLSQLSLSYLKNNKILFSPYPKKVFNEGFTKSGYWLKFHVRNNAQAHTKWLLEVGYPLLDRLDIFIEDNDGNRLALWQLGDLKSFAERPIEHRNFVVPLDFSVHKEQVVYLNIHSSSSVQAPITLWKSEFFIEEHSTEQYALGVYYGMMAAMFLYNLFLWISIRDKSYLLYIGYIASFAALQLSTSGIGYQFIWSLSPAIAQLAVPLTIALVGVFGTAFTRSFLHTDINSKNADRALLACMAMSGFTGLLAFVSSTATVMALAAPVVLAFLLVILFASLTTLLKGKREARFFLAAWVAFIIGGLITIITIYGALPSNVWTIHASKIGSVFEIVLLSFALADRINILQHDKEQAEQRIKDELEQKAESLMESNRLKNDFLATISHEFRTPLNGILGSLELAADSHLQDANLALKDAQTSAHEMLELVDNVLTYTELQSGTRTVSPENIELKPVLAAFSESIRLRCEHKNLAFECIQDSSLPERLYIDIKCVRHALKALLDNAIKFTEAGHIRVTFSLAEMDHIDCLEIQIQDTGIGMTDVELERVSGFMSQVDSSYQRRYQGLGIGLSLVRAVCHCLQGNIHVSSHKNEGTTVLLKFPTRKASSESNPRLASLSTFNLETTDENALGHVLVVEDNTINQKVLKSMLGRLQLKVDIADNGEQAIELLNRRRNYHYDLIFMDCQMPVMDGFEATRQIRKSQLKESHTPIIAVTANAMSGDEKLCLEAGMNDYLSKPINLDQVRAAVYKWVPSTH; encoded by the coding sequence GTGAACACAGATAAAGAGAACTGGCTGATTCTGACTGATGAGCAGTCCAAAATTTCTACTGAGAAAGCCCTCTATATTCTTCAGGACCCACTCTCACAACTATCGTTATCCTATCTGAAGAACAATAAGATTCTGTTCTCCCCCTACCCCAAAAAAGTATTCAACGAAGGCTTTACCAAATCCGGCTATTGGCTGAAGTTTCATGTCCGCAATAACGCCCAGGCGCATACTAAATGGCTATTAGAGGTTGGTTACCCATTACTCGACCGGCTCGATATTTTTATTGAAGATAACGACGGCAACCGTCTTGCGTTATGGCAACTCGGGGATCTCAAATCTTTCGCAGAACGCCCTATTGAACACCGAAATTTTGTTGTGCCACTGGATTTTTCGGTTCATAAAGAACAAGTCGTATACTTAAATATTCACAGCAGTAGTTCGGTTCAGGCCCCGATCACCTTATGGAAAAGTGAATTTTTTATTGAAGAGCACTCAACCGAGCAATATGCCCTGGGGGTGTATTACGGCATGATGGCCGCGATGTTTCTGTACAATCTGTTTTTATGGATCAGTATTCGCGATAAAAGTTACCTGCTGTACATTGGTTACATTGCTTCTTTTGCAGCGCTCCAGCTATCAACCAGTGGTATTGGTTATCAATTTATCTGGAGTCTGTCCCCGGCTATTGCACAACTCGCGGTACCACTGACCATTGCATTGGTTGGCGTATTCGGTACCGCATTCACTCGCAGCTTCCTGCACACCGATATCAATTCAAAAAATGCAGACCGTGCTTTATTAGCCTGCATGGCAATGAGTGGTTTTACCGGGCTGTTGGCTTTTGTTTCCTCAACCGCAACGGTCATGGCACTTGCGGCTCCGGTTGTTCTGGCATTTTTATTGGTCATTTTATTTGCCTCGCTAACAACTCTGTTAAAAGGCAAACGAGAAGCGCGCTTTTTTCTGGCAGCCTGGGTGGCCTTTATTATTGGTGGCCTGATTACCATCATTACCATTTATGGCGCTCTTCCCAGTAATGTCTGGACCATTCATGCCAGTAAAATTGGCAGTGTCTTTGAAATTGTCTTGCTGTCGTTTGCATTAGCCGATCGGATCAATATTCTGCAGCATGACAAAGAACAAGCTGAGCAACGCATCAAGGATGAGCTGGAGCAAAAAGCCGAAAGCCTGATGGAATCGAACCGCCTGAAAAATGATTTCCTGGCGACCATCAGTCACGAATTCCGTACACCACTCAATGGGATTCTGGGATCACTGGAGTTGGCCGCAGACAGTCACCTTCAAGATGCCAATCTGGCTTTAAAAGACGCTCAAACCAGCGCCCATGAAATGTTGGAATTAGTGGACAATGTTCTCACCTATACTGAGTTACAGTCCGGAACACGAACGGTCAGCCCGGAAAATATTGAACTGAAACCCGTCCTTGCCGCCTTTTCAGAGTCTATTCGTCTTCGCTGCGAACATAAAAACCTGGCGTTTGAGTGCATTCAGGATAGCAGCCTGCCTGAACGCCTTTACATCGATATCAAATGTGTACGCCATGCTTTAAAAGCGTTGCTGGATAATGCCATTAAATTCACTGAAGCCGGGCATATTCGAGTCACCTTCTCCCTGGCAGAAATGGATCATATCGATTGCCTGGAAATTCAGATTCAGGATACAGGTATCGGTATGACAGACGTTGAGCTTGAACGTGTTTCGGGTTTTATGTCTCAAGTGGATTCCTCCTATCAGCGCCGCTATCAGGGCTTGGGAATCGGCTTGTCACTGGTGCGCGCAGTCTGCCATTGCCTGCAAGGTAACATCCATGTTTCTTCCCATAAAAATGAAGGTACAACGGTATTATTAAAGTTCCCTACCCGCAAAGCCAGCAGTGAATCCAACCCAAGACTGGCGTCACTCTCAACGTTCAATCTCGAGACCACCGACGAAAATGCGCTGGGGCATGTGCTTGTTGTAGAAGACAACACCATCAATCAGAAAGTCTTAAAAAGTATGCTGGGGCGTTTACAGCTTAAGGTGGACATTGCTGACAATGGTGAACAAGCCATTGAGTTATTAAACCGCCGTAGAAACTACCACTACGACCTGATCTTTATGGATTGCCAGATGCCGGTAATGGATGGCTTTGAAGCAACCCGGCAAATACGCAAGAGCCAGCTGAAAGAGAGCCATACGCCCATTATAGCGGTGACCGCTAATGCCATGTCCGGCGATGAGAAATTGTGTCTCGAAGCGGGTATGAACGACTACCTGAGTAAACCTATCAACCTGGATCAGGTTCGAGCAGCAGTATACAAGTGGGTGCCTTCTACTCATTGA
- a CDS encoding Ig-like domain-containing protein, translated as MSLPTIVSRSLIAASLLAPISSQAAVTIVNNDSAGEGFNDVTAVSAVGGNSGTTLGQQRLNVFNKAAEILNTVFDIQQPVQVNAQFNPLTCSPGSAVLGQAGPADFTFIDQGGGDFIVYPDALYNQISGSDIDPANLEINATFNSTLDAGTSCLGGTSWYYGFNDNPSAGSALLPVVLHEIMHGMGFLSLLGSDGASGASVGPQQVFDIYTRQLKRQSNGILLKDMNQSQRASALISNGDLVWSGANVNARANEFTSGINSGSVRMYAPSTYQGGSSVGHFDSALSPNEIMEPSYTQFLDDPGLATQLLVDIGWTLASPPSPNSAPVISSISNQSLDEDSDKTLSLSATDANNDSLTFSITNAPSQLNASITGTTLTLDPIADFNGNGSVTVQVSDRSLTDSTSFNVTVNAVNDAPVFNVQSDIDLVNTNTSVITLSATDIDSASNTLVYSVTSFDSASLTASISADQLTITPKAGITGSSNVSVQVSDGDKTDQQTFAVNLRNPNLSNQAPVLTPVGNQVLLAGDTLTVNLSATDAENDPLTYSVSGSTARIQASISGAALIITAADGFNGITDLTVSVNDGQDNDSEMFNVTAYPAFTLSDGNNQIRNGETLSAGLATTDLQLSGGNNQLTLAVFFNGEQRDGLLTNSDSGYQLAPPTSGAFAGIYRVDVTDSNNLSSHFFIERPLRLVTSATPLLDLAEQQLWIEGAPAGSNITLSSDTDKLSFQNTTGQEITEVTATDQDELFNRATANLELVAGQLPENITFMAASPNIPDSEQQVETLAGKNVSIQVTDTSANALSNASVNAEDNRLADWKLTASVRSNDNGNARMILPQEEIRLTITADDFIDQSVILSANETDLTVTMEKTTAPFTLTGRITAQGFNFSSERPQVRLNLSDGTSDNLTISLDESNTVTRFEAQLDLSIISPESITIQHSQASTLTQPIPQGIDELVLELLLLALPVNNDDEAIDTGSGGGNGTLLLLLVTILSLIRRKTFTA; from the coding sequence ATGTCTCTCCCCACTATCGTATCCCGCAGTTTGATTGCCGCTTCATTATTGGCCCCGATATCATCCCAAGCTGCCGTCACCATCGTAAATAATGATTCGGCCGGTGAAGGTTTTAATGACGTTACCGCAGTTTCAGCCGTCGGAGGAAATTCGGGAACAACGCTTGGACAGCAACGACTCAATGTATTTAACAAAGCGGCTGAAATACTCAATACCGTTTTTGATATTCAACAGCCCGTGCAGGTTAATGCACAGTTTAACCCTTTAACCTGTTCTCCCGGCTCCGCTGTATTAGGTCAGGCTGGGCCTGCTGACTTCACCTTTATTGACCAAGGTGGCGGTGATTTTATTGTCTACCCAGATGCACTTTATAACCAGATTTCAGGCTCTGATATTGACCCAGCGAATCTGGAAATTAATGCAACGTTCAACTCAACTCTGGATGCCGGCACCAGCTGTTTAGGCGGAACCAGCTGGTATTACGGCTTCAATGATAATCCTTCCGCTGGCAGTGCGTTGTTGCCGGTTGTGCTGCATGAAATTATGCATGGCATGGGCTTCTTAAGCCTATTAGGTTCCGATGGCGCATCCGGCGCTTCCGTTGGTCCACAACAGGTTTTTGATATCTATACTCGCCAGCTCAAACGTCAGAGCAATGGTATTTTGCTGAAAGACATGAATCAGAGCCAAAGAGCCTCTGCACTCATCAGCAACGGCGATCTGGTTTGGTCTGGTGCAAACGTCAATGCACGGGCCAATGAATTTACCTCCGGCATCAACAGTGGCAGCGTGAGAATGTACGCCCCCTCAACGTATCAAGGCGGCTCATCCGTCGGCCACTTTGATTCGGCACTTTCTCCTAACGAAATTATGGAGCCCAGCTACACGCAGTTTCTGGACGACCCGGGTCTGGCAACACAATTACTGGTCGATATTGGCTGGACCTTGGCTTCCCCTCCTTCACCTAACTCAGCCCCAGTGATTTCTTCTATCAGCAATCAGAGCCTGGATGAAGACAGTGATAAAACCCTCTCACTTTCGGCAACCGATGCCAACAACGATAGCCTGACGTTTTCCATTACCAATGCCCCCAGCCAATTAAATGCCAGTATTACAGGCACCACTCTGACGCTGGACCCCATTGCTGACTTTAATGGTAACGGCTCAGTGACTGTTCAGGTCAGTGACAGATCATTAACCGATTCCACCAGCTTTAACGTCACAGTCAATGCTGTGAACGATGCCCCGGTATTTAATGTTCAGAGTGATATTGATCTGGTTAACACCAATACCTCTGTCATTACGCTGTCGGCCACCGATATTGATTCGGCCAGCAACACGCTGGTGTATTCAGTCACCAGTTTTGATAGCGCCTCTCTGACAGCTTCCATCAGTGCAGACCAGCTCACCATCACACCGAAAGCAGGGATAACTGGTAGCAGTAATGTTTCCGTTCAGGTCAGTGATGGGGATAAAACCGACCAGCAAACCTTTGCGGTTAACCTGCGTAATCCAAATTTATCTAATCAGGCTCCGGTTCTAACCCCCGTTGGCAATCAGGTATTACTAGCCGGAGATACTCTGACGGTTAACCTGAGCGCAACCGATGCCGAAAATGACCCTCTCACCTACTCTGTATCGGGGTCAACAGCTCGTATTCAGGCCAGCATCAGTGGTGCTGCATTGATCATTACAGCAGCCGATGGGTTCAACGGCATCACCGATCTGACCGTATCTGTCAATGACGGTCAGGATAACGATTCTGAAATGTTCAATGTGACCGCGTATCCGGCTTTCACGCTATCAGATGGAAATAACCAAATTCGCAACGGAGAAACCCTTAGCGCCGGGCTGGCTACGACTGACCTGCAGCTCTCAGGAGGCAACAACCAACTGACATTGGCGGTTTTCTTTAATGGCGAGCAACGGGATGGGTTATTAACGAACAGTGATTCTGGATATCAACTGGCACCCCCAACCTCCGGTGCCTTTGCCGGTATTTATCGTGTCGATGTAACCGATAGCAATAACCTCAGCAGCCACTTTTTTATTGAACGCCCTCTGCGCTTAGTAACCAGTGCAACACCATTACTTGATCTTGCTGAACAACAGTTATGGATCGAGGGCGCTCCAGCCGGCAGCAATATTACGCTCAGCAGTGATACAGACAAACTTTCCTTCCAGAACACCACGGGCCAGGAAATTACGGAAGTTACTGCAACAGATCAGGACGAACTGTTTAATCGTGCGACGGCAAATCTCGAATTAGTGGCTGGGCAACTACCTGAAAACATCACATTTATGGCAGCCAGCCCCAATATTCCAGACAGCGAACAGCAGGTTGAGACGCTGGCGGGCAAAAATGTGTCCATTCAGGTGACAGATACATCCGCTAATGCGCTCAGCAATGCCAGTGTTAATGCTGAAGATAATCGTCTGGCAGACTGGAAGCTAACGGCATCGGTTCGCAGCAACGATAACGGTAATGCCCGGATGATTTTGCCACAGGAAGAGATACGGTTAACCATCACTGCTGATGATTTTATTGATCAGTCTGTGATCCTCAGTGCCAACGAAACAGACTTGACGGTTACAATGGAAAAAACGACCGCGCCTTTCACCTTAACGGGCCGAATCACAGCACAAGGCTTTAACTTCAGCAGCGAAAGACCACAGGTTCGTTTAAACCTGAGCGACGGTACTTCGGATAATCTTACGATTTCCCTGGACGAGTCCAATACAGTCACCCGTTTTGAAGCGCAACTCGACCTCAGCATCATTTCACCTGAATCCATTACCATCCAGCACAGTCAGGCCTCAACGCTGACACAGCCGATCCCACAGGGTATTGATGAGCTGGTACTCGAGCTTTTGTTACTGGCACTGCCTGTTAACAACGACGATGAAGCCATCGATACCGGCTCAGGTGGCGGCAACGGCACTTTGTTACTACTTTTAGTTACAATTCTATCTCTAATCAGAAGAAAGACATTCACAGCCTGA
- the hrpB gene encoding ATP-dependent helicase HrpB produces MNHASLPIDEVMPLLQGKLQQHNNVVLVAAPGAGKTTRVPIALMDEAWLSDKKILMLEPRRIATRNAARFMAQQLGQPCGETVGYRMRSESVVRQTTQVEVITEGLLTRMLLEDPELSDVGLIIFDEFHERNLHSDLGLALAHNCQQVFRDDLKILVMSATLDEQALAQKLAAPVVISDGRSFAVETHYRPPSTPLSQHKNELAKHCVSVIYEILKQQQPGDILVFLPGVAEIDALLAQCDFPDCQIFPLHGRLSDQAQKQALRPDSDGRRKIILATNIAESSVTIDGVRIVIDSGLERTQQFDVRSGLERLDSSMISQASADQRRGRAGRQAHGHCYRLWSESSHVTRPAHLSAEIERSDLSFLLMSLYAWGISASDATWLTSPSTAALSRAQQLLQQLGMLNADENGLNQHGERIAASGLSPRWGHALLTAEQLGFGQAAALCIARLQLCERLSQSPDDLESAFRRLSPSQHQQAQQLANGWIKTLSLQPDNCAENLALVIALAYPDRIARQRHNSSDQYLLTSGTGVSLSHHSHLNGSPWLAIAHISGQKPVIRQAAELSDADIEQLIQLCPELLADHIAIEWQENGHLLARQQQKLGSIIWRSQAISELTESDWQIAWLNYFQSHDLKDLPWDTASKNICQRCEYLRSEFPEIPAMTESVLIDELSTWLLPYLNGCRHLRDLKKLDLKSALLSRLEWPQQQQLEQLLPTHWQVSSGSRIAIDYQQSPPVLAVKLQEMFGVPQQPMVLQGKLPLMIHLLSPAQRPLAVTQDLASFWQNAYPEVRKEMRGRYPKHPWPEDPLSAEATRFTKRKT; encoded by the coding sequence ATGAACCACGCGTCCTTACCCATCGATGAGGTTATGCCTCTACTTCAAGGCAAACTGCAACAACACAACAATGTTGTTTTAGTCGCTGCTCCAGGGGCAGGTAAAACAACACGCGTGCCCATCGCACTGATGGATGAAGCCTGGCTGTCAGACAAAAAAATTCTGATGCTGGAGCCGCGCCGTATCGCTACCCGTAATGCCGCACGGTTTATGGCACAGCAACTTGGCCAGCCTTGTGGTGAGACAGTGGGTTACCGGATGCGTTCCGAAAGTGTAGTCCGTCAGACCACTCAGGTTGAAGTCATTACCGAAGGATTACTGACACGCATGTTGTTGGAGGATCCGGAACTATCTGACGTTGGACTGATTATATTTGATGAGTTTCATGAACGAAATCTGCATTCTGACTTAGGATTAGCACTGGCACATAATTGTCAGCAGGTGTTCCGTGATGACCTGAAAATTCTGGTGATGTCAGCCACACTGGACGAACAGGCGTTAGCACAAAAGTTGGCAGCACCGGTGGTGATCAGCGATGGCCGTAGTTTTGCTGTAGAAACACACTATCGCCCTCCTTCAACGCCCTTAAGCCAGCATAAAAATGAACTGGCCAAACATTGCGTCAGCGTTATTTACGAAATATTAAAACAGCAACAGCCCGGCGATATTCTGGTGTTTCTGCCCGGTGTTGCCGAGATTGATGCGTTATTAGCACAGTGCGATTTCCCGGACTGCCAGATTTTTCCATTACATGGCCGCTTATCCGATCAGGCACAAAAACAAGCACTCAGACCTGACAGCGACGGACGGCGAAAAATCATTCTGGCGACCAATATTGCCGAAAGTTCGGTCACCATTGATGGTGTTCGTATTGTGATCGACAGCGGTCTGGAAAGAACACAACAATTTGATGTTCGTTCCGGTCTGGAACGGCTGGACAGCAGTATGATTTCGCAGGCTTCAGCGGATCAACGTCGTGGCCGCGCCGGACGTCAGGCCCATGGCCATTGTTATCGGCTTTGGTCTGAAAGCAGCCATGTAACACGCCCGGCACACTTGAGTGCTGAGATCGAACGCAGTGACTTATCGTTTCTGCTGATGTCGTTATACGCCTGGGGAATCTCCGCCAGTGATGCCACCTGGCTGACTTCCCCATCAACCGCGGCATTATCCCGGGCGCAACAACTGTTACAACAATTGGGCATGTTAAATGCCGATGAAAATGGCCTGAATCAGCACGGTGAGCGCATTGCAGCATCTGGTCTGTCGCCCCGTTGGGGGCATGCCCTGCTAACAGCCGAGCAACTGGGATTTGGTCAAGCGGCAGCTTTGTGTATTGCCCGCCTGCAATTATGTGAACGCCTGAGCCAATCGCCCGATGACCTTGAGTCGGCTTTTCGACGACTGTCTCCCTCACAACATCAACAGGCTCAACAACTGGCCAATGGCTGGATTAAGACGTTATCCCTGCAACCCGATAACTGCGCAGAAAATCTGGCATTAGTCATTGCCCTTGCCTACCCGGATCGTATCGCCCGGCAGCGCCATAACAGCAGTGATCAGTACCTGTTAACTTCAGGAACCGGTGTCAGTCTTTCCCACCATTCTCACCTGAACGGAAGTCCATGGTTGGCCATTGCTCATATTTCTGGCCAAAAGCCCGTTATCCGGCAAGCCGCTGAGTTATCCGATGCCGACATCGAGCAATTAATTCAGCTCTGTCCGGAATTATTAGCAGATCACATCGCTATTGAATGGCAGGAAAATGGCCATCTACTTGCTCGCCAACAGCAAAAATTAGGAAGCATTATCTGGCGCTCACAGGCCATCTCTGAACTAACAGAAAGTGATTGGCAAATTGCCTGGCTGAACTATTTTCAAAGCCATGACTTAAAGGATTTACCATGGGATACGGCCAGCAAAAATATATGCCAGCGTTGCGAATACCTCCGCTCTGAATTTCCTGAGATTCCAGCCATGACAGAGTCAGTCCTGATCGATGAGCTGAGCACCTGGCTACTCCCTTACCTGAATGGCTGCCGCCATTTGCGTGACTTGAAAAAACTGGATCTGAAATCAGCATTATTGTCCCGTCTTGAGTGGCCCCAGCAACAACAGCTGGAGCAACTATTGCCGACACATTGGCAAGTGAGCAGCGGCTCCAGAATCGCCATCGATTATCAGCAATCGCCACCAGTGCTGGCCGTTAAACTGCAGGAAATGTTTGGTGTGCCACAGCAACCTATGGTCTTGCAGGGAAAACTTCCACTGATGATTCATCTATTGTCTCCGGCCCAAAGACCTTTGGCCGTGACACAGGATCTGGCCAGTTTCTGGCAGAACGCATACCCGGAAGTCCGCAAAGAAATGCGCGGCCGCTACCCGAAACACCCATGGCCAGAGGACCCGCTTAGTGCCGAAGCAACCCGCTTCACCAAACGAAAAACGTGA
- a CDS encoding tRNA (uracil-5-)-methyltransferase — MLAYSGIQVWERGNRMVAKNSSSSVVDFAKASQRRREDKEHQRKETQVNDIRERFEKALPEKKTPVKDFLRKKKASKKR, encoded by the coding sequence ATGTTAGCCTATTCGGGCATTCAGGTGTGGGAAAGAGGTAATCGTATGGTCGCTAAAAATTCGTCTTCAAGTGTGGTGGATTTTGCCAAGGCCAGTCAACGCCGGCGTGAAGACAAAGAGCATCAGCGTAAAGAAACTCAGGTCAATGATATACGAGAGCGTTTCGAAAAAGCGCTACCGGAAAAGAAAACACCGGTAAAAGATTTTTTACGTAAAAAGAAGGCCAGCAAAAAACGCTAA
- a CDS encoding EAL domain-containing protein, producing MSANHTNPESPNPVVSLSRYSHLLELMVSGHSLYTLLDELCYLIQERQPGCLASVLLLSEDGLRLTHGAAPSLPQAYIDGINGVEIGQGVGSCGTAAYNKELVVVEDINTHPFWQPYKELAAIGNLQACWSQPIFGANNQVLGTFAMYYNEPKAPSVEDIVLILEASRLARFGIEHSRAQTQGKLSTLVAQHLPMGMITTDENFLISGVNPAFTHITGFSEQDVMGKTPDTLVSTPDQLDHFREIIAKLPPSRSWTSEIQGKRKNQETYTAEICFSAIHDKNGNIIKSVALISDISERKRSEETIQYLANYDVLTNFPNRNLFYEHMTWAIEQGNHKNVSFSVAILDLDYFKEVNDNHGHDAGDELLIQAANRLKNCLNPGDTLARLGGDEFGIIISGDDRQRTEQTTQHCLSNLSKPFKLRQVKECRISSSLGIARFPEDGGTISQLMKAADQALYAAKAAGRNTCKHFTQEMQQEAVDQALMHQDLRHAVERNELELHYQPILDLKSNSITQLEALVRWNHPDRGLVRPDIFIPLAEKTGIIREIGYWVREAALKQIKHFSQLGFDLSVSVNLSTAEFFDNELADHILGQIKKAEVCPSKLTIEITESLFIQNQADTQNFLEKLKNNQVQIALDDFGTGFSSLSYLSAFPVDKLKIDKSFIDDMIGDKRKQALVDSIISLGHSLDMQVIAEGIEQQEQLSELEQKQCDSIQGYFLSRPLDAISIEMFLFNEQQSKDAVSGNPPTTP from the coding sequence ATGTCCGCAAATCATACCAATCCGGAAAGCCCGAACCCTGTTGTTTCGTTAAGTCGCTACAGCCATCTGCTGGAGCTCATGGTGTCCGGACACTCACTTTATACGCTGCTGGATGAACTGTGCTACCTGATCCAGGAACGTCAACCTGGCTGTCTAGCGTCTGTGCTGTTACTCAGTGAAGATGGATTGCGCCTGACGCACGGTGCTGCACCTTCGTTACCACAAGCATATATTGATGGCATCAATGGTGTTGAAATTGGCCAGGGTGTCGGTAGTTGTGGTACCGCTGCATACAACAAAGAACTGGTGGTTGTCGAAGACATCAATACCCACCCGTTCTGGCAACCCTACAAAGAGCTGGCTGCAATTGGTAATCTGCAAGCCTGCTGGTCACAGCCCATTTTTGGTGCCAATAACCAGGTGCTCGGCACCTTTGCGATGTATTACAACGAGCCGAAAGCTCCTTCTGTTGAAGATATCGTACTGATTCTTGAAGCCTCCAGGCTGGCACGTTTTGGTATCGAACACAGTCGCGCACAAACCCAGGGCAAGCTCAGCACTCTGGTTGCTCAGCACCTGCCAATGGGCATGATCACAACCGATGAAAACTTCCTGATTTCTGGGGTTAATCCGGCCTTCACTCATATCACCGGGTTTTCTGAACAAGACGTTATGGGCAAAACTCCGGATACTCTGGTCAGCACCCCAGACCAACTGGATCACTTTCGGGAAATTATTGCCAAGCTGCCGCCATCACGTAGCTGGACATCAGAAATTCAGGGCAAGCGCAAAAACCAGGAAACCTACACCGCCGAGATTTGTTTTTCAGCAATTCATGACAAAAACGGCAACATCATTAAAAGTGTGGCTTTGATCAGTGATATTTCTGAGCGAAAACGTTCCGAAGAAACCATTCAATATCTGGCCAATTACGATGTATTGACCAACTTCCCTAACCGCAACCTGTTTTACGAACACATGACCTGGGCGATTGAACAGGGAAATCACAAGAACGTGTCGTTCAGTGTCGCCATTCTCGACCTGGACTACTTCAAAGAAGTGAATGACAACCACGGCCATGATGCGGGTGATGAATTATTGATTCAGGCCGCTAACCGGCTAAAGAATTGCCTGAATCCAGGTGATACCCTTGCCCGTCTAGGGGGAGATGAGTTCGGCATTATCATCTCCGGCGATGATCGCCAACGCACAGAGCAAACGACTCAACATTGCCTGTCTAATCTGAGCAAACCATTTAAATTACGGCAGGTCAAAGAATGTCGTATTTCCAGCAGTCTGGGGATTGCACGTTTCCCTGAAGACGGCGGCACCATCTCACAACTGATGAAAGCCGCAGACCAGGCATTGTATGCCGCTAAGGCCGCCGGCCGTAACACCTGCAAGCACTTTACTCAGGAGATGCAACAAGAAGCCGTCGATCAGGCATTAATGCATCAGGATTTACGCCACGCCGTAGAGCGCAATGAACTGGAACTGCATTATCAGCCGATCCTTGATCTGAAAAGTAACTCGATCACACAGCTGGAAGCGCTGGTGCGCTGGAATCATCCGGACAGAGGCTTGGTACGACCGGATATTTTTATCCCTCTGGCTGAAAAAACCGGCATTATCCGCGAAATTGGTTATTGGGTACGGGAAGCAGCGCTAAAACAAATTAAACACTTTTCCCAGTTAGGTTTTGATCTTTCAGTATCGGTTAACTTGTCAACCGCTGAGTTTTTCGACAATGAACTGGCCGATCATATTCTTGGCCAAATTAAGAAAGCTGAGGTTTGCCCGAGCAAACTCACCATTGAAATTACCGAAAGTTTGTTTATTCAAAACCAGGCAGACACACAGAACTTTCTTGAGAAACTGAAAAACAATCAGGTGCAGATTGCCCTGGATGACTTTGGCACCGGCTTTTCATCCTTGTCCTACCTGTCCGCATTCCCGGTCGACAAATTAAAAATCGATAAAAGTTTTATCGACGACATGATTGGAGACAAACGCAAACAAGCTCTGGTAGATAGCATTATTTCTCTGGGCCACAGCCTAGATATGCAGGTAATTGCCGAAGGGATCGAGCAACAGGAACAACTATCTGAGCTGGAACAAAAGCAATGCGATAGTATTCAGGGCTACTTTTTATCGCGACCGCTGGATGCGATCTCCATTGAGATGTTTCTCTTTAATGAGCAGCAATCAAAAGACGCGGTTTCGGGTAATCCCCCAACAACACCTTAG